Proteins encoded by one window of Castor canadensis chromosome 2, mCasCan1.hap1v2, whole genome shotgun sequence:
- the LOC109680026 gene encoding olfactory receptor 4F3/4F16/4F29-like, which produces MDGGNHSAVSEFVFLGLTHSWEIQLLLLVFSSVLYVASVTGNTLIVFSVTFDPHLHSPMYFLLASLSFIDLGACSVTSPKMICDLFRKHKVISFGGCVTQIFFIHVIGGEEMVLLMAMAFDRYVAICKPLHYLTIMSSQVCILFLAAAWGLGIIHSLFQLAFLINLPFCGPNVLDSFYCDLPRLLRLACADTYKLQFMVTVNSGFISVGSFLVLLISYVFILFTVWKHASGGSSKVLSTLSAHITVVILFFGPTLFVYTWPHQNSQMDKFLALSDAVLTPFLNPVIYTFRNKEMKAAIRRIFKPLVMFLKIS; this is translated from the coding sequence ATGGATGGAGGGAATCACTCAGCGGTGTCTGAGTTTGTGTTTCTGGGACTCACGCACTCCTGGGAAATCCAGCTCCTGCTTCTGGTGTTCTCCTCTGTGCTCTATGTGGCAAGTGTGACTGGAAACACCCTCATTGTGTTTTCTGTGACCTTTGACCCTCACTTACACTCCCCCATGTACTTCCTGCTGGCCAGTCTCTCCTTCATTGACTTGGGAGCCTGCTCTGTCACCTCCCCCAAGATGATTTGTGATCTTTTCAGAAAGCACAAAGTGATCTCCTTTGGAGGCTGTGTCACTCAGATCTTCTTCATCCACGTCATAGGTGGTGAGGAGATGGTGCTGCTCATGGCCATGGCCTTTGACAGGTATGTAGCCATATGTAAGCCTCTGCACTACCTGACCATCATGAGTTCCCAGGTGTGCATTTTATTTCTGGCTGCTGCCTGGGGCCTTGGCATTATTCACTCACTATTCCAGCTGGCCTTTCTGATTAATTTACCCTTCTGTGGCCCGAATGTACTGGACAGCTTTTACTGTGACCTCCCTCGGCTTCTCAGACTGGCCTGTGCAGACACCTACAAATTACAGTTCATGGTCACTGTTAACAGTGGGTTCATCTCTGTGGGCTCCTTCCTCGTACTTCTCATCTCCTATGTCTTCATCCTGTTCACTGTTTGGAAGCACGCTTCAGGTGGCTCATCCAAGGTCCTCTCCACCCTCTCAGCTCACATCACTGTGGTCATTTTGTTCTTTGGTCCAACTCTGTTTGTTTATACATGGCCACATCAAAATTCTCAGATGGACAAGTTTCTTGCACTCTCTGATGCAGTTCTCACTCCTTTTCTGAATCCAGTCATCTACAcattcaggaacaaagagatgaaGGCAGCAATAAGgagaatttttaaaccattgGTGATGTTTTTAAAGATATCTTAA